The following are from one region of the Paenibacillus protaetiae genome:
- a CDS encoding sensor histidine kinase, producing MARSKGRHSIRNRLFWLYLSSTMTLLILVSFLYYQKTTHIIHGKISDLAEKNVSQTVGLFDLLLEGYDSVTKSLNSNYELLDLLENRDKQTEPIASNDMERSITNILGAVYFSRDDIIGIHVITNKGKIYNYERRFAGVADLSYSNADWYKKIKAADGAMVWLGLSNGSLINSLQKDEVFVFGRTLFDLTNYKPIGIVLIETDPAPIMDALSNVTISPNSRVYIVDEENRVIATSQKAGEQTPSFAGLTRPVKNETVVDNQNDQLIVSAKASVADWTVVGFTPKADMSAELDQTRLYLLAVMAAVIVLSTVLATLISRNFASPLKLLIREMKQVEMGNFRGSVNVNSFDEINSLVASFNRMVQRMDELIERTALASISEKNAQLQALQSQVNPHFLYNTLDMIYWMLDERENDRLGKVILALSHMFRYSSDWEEASKTTLRQELDQMRHYLTIIESRLHGRIEAQIEFDSKWLDVALPKMTLQPIIENAVKSGLEPLGTLGILKVYTYADEVANELQIVIADNGIGMDHSMLLQLRQYLADAEYGTRTAEPGAVKPSGPRQRKGIGLPNVHRRLVLMYGERYGLRINSKQGEGTTVIIVVPLPEKGEDSI from the coding sequence TTGGCACGTTCCAAAGGTAGACATTCCATTCGTAACCGTCTGTTCTGGTTATATTTATCCTCAACCATGACGCTGCTTATTTTGGTCAGCTTTTTGTATTATCAGAAAACAACTCACATCATCCACGGGAAAATAAGCGATCTTGCTGAAAAAAACGTTTCCCAGACGGTCGGGTTGTTTGATTTGCTTTTGGAGGGTTATGACAGCGTTACCAAATCATTGAACAGCAACTATGAGCTGCTTGATTTGCTGGAAAACCGGGATAAGCAGACAGAGCCGATTGCCAGCAATGATATGGAGCGGTCCATTACGAATATATTGGGCGCTGTTTATTTTTCGCGCGACGATATTATCGGCATTCACGTCATAACGAACAAAGGCAAAATTTATAATTATGAGCGCCGGTTTGCCGGTGTAGCCGACTTAAGCTATTCCAATGCCGACTGGTACAAAAAAATAAAAGCAGCTGACGGCGCCATGGTATGGCTTGGCTTATCCAACGGCTCTTTAATTAACAGCTTGCAGAAGGACGAAGTGTTTGTATTTGGCCGGACGCTGTTTGATTTGACCAACTATAAGCCGATCGGCATCGTATTGATTGAAACGGATCCGGCGCCGATTATGGATGCTTTGTCCAATGTGACGATCAGCCCGAACAGCCGGGTGTATATTGTTGACGAAGAAAACCGCGTAATTGCGACCAGTCAAAAAGCCGGCGAACAGACGCCATCCTTTGCAGGGCTTACGCGGCCGGTCAAAAATGAAACCGTGGTCGATAATCAGAACGATCAGCTGATCGTTTCCGCTAAAGCTTCCGTCGCCGACTGGACCGTCGTTGGTTTTACGCCAAAAGCGGATATGAGTGCGGAGCTGGATCAGACCCGGCTTTATTTGCTGGCGGTTATGGCGGCGGTTATTGTATTATCGACCGTGCTGGCCACTTTGATCTCCCGGAATTTCGCTTCGCCGTTAAAGCTGCTTATCCGGGAAATGAAGCAGGTGGAGATGGGGAATTTCCGGGGTTCGGTAAACGTTAACTCCTTTGACGAGATTAACAGTCTGGTTGCTTCCTTCAACCGGATGGTGCAGCGGATGGATGAACTTATTGAGCGCACGGCTCTTGCATCCATCAGCGAAAAAAACGCCCAGCTTCAGGCGCTGCAATCGCAAGTTAATCCGCATTTTTTGTATAACACGCTGGATATGATTTATTGGATGCTGGATGAACGGGAGAACGACCGTCTCGGAAAAGTGATTTTGGCGTTGTCCCATATGTTCCGCTATAGCAGCGATTGGGAGGAAGCATCTAAAACAACGCTGCGGCAAGAGCTTGATCAAATGCGGCATTATTTAACGATTATCGAAAGCAGGCTGCATGGCCGGATTGAAGCGCAGATTGAGTTTGACAGCAAATGGCTGGATGTCGCGCTGCCGAAGATGACGCTGCAGCCGATTATTGAAAATGCGGTAAAAAGTGGATTGGAGCCGCTGGGCACGTTAGGCATACTAAAGGTATACACCTATGCTGACGAAGTAGCGAATGAGCTGCAAATCGTCATTGCCGACAATGGGATCGGCATGGATCATTCCATGCTGCTTCAGCTGCGCCAGTATTTGGCCGATGCGGAATACGGAACAAGAACGGCAGAGCCCGGGGCTGTCAAACCAAGCGGGCCAAGGCAGCGCAAAGGAATCGGCCTTCCCAATGTACACCGCAGGCTGGTGCTGATGTACGGAGAACGATACGGGCTGCGGATTAACAGCAAGCAAGGCGAGGGCACAACGGTTATCATTGTTGTTCCGCTGCCGGAGAAAGGAGAAGATAGTATATGA
- a CDS encoding response regulator yields the protein MNILIADDENIIREGIQRTLVGRFPEHTTYLASNAEEAIAILRACRIDIALTDILMPGMTGLEMINLTRSQYPHVRWVVISAYSEFAYAQEAMRLGAKDYLLKPIGKEMLVEIMEKLGAEIQEESEATEEAELLRMNRKFVREAVFQRFSSGLDIGRFDMKPLMESYPRFHLIMVKMDTDKVVQLEHFIIENVMGELIEQYGSGFVTTHDRISLLGLVAVQPGRKLDELLEELRKNLVKYLKVPFQIMHTEQISDIQQVPREVQRMRQASTTQVYEHNASGGGDQLIEVALQYIRTHYQEELSLEKVASVVYLNPVYFSQLFKQKTGSGFKEHVIQIRLEQAKQLLLNPKLKLADVADRIGYQDIRHFSQLFRKKYGETPSEFRSKNLTAAGTSS from the coding sequence ATGAACATCTTAATTGCGGATGATGAGAATATTATTCGGGAAGGTATTCAGCGTACGCTGGTAGGCCGGTTTCCGGAACATACGACTTACCTGGCTTCGAATGCAGAAGAGGCGATTGCGATCCTTCGCGCTTGCCGGATTGACATTGCGCTAACCGATATTTTGATGCCGGGTATGACCGGCCTTGAAATGATAAACCTTACTCGCAGCCAATACCCGCATGTCCGCTGGGTGGTCATATCGGCTTACTCTGAATTTGCATACGCACAAGAAGCGATGCGCCTTGGCGCAAAAGATTATTTGCTGAAGCCGATCGGCAAAGAGATGCTGGTCGAAATTATGGAGAAGCTGGGCGCGGAAATTCAAGAAGAATCGGAAGCGACAGAAGAAGCGGAGCTGCTCCGGATGAACCGCAAATTTGTCCGCGAGGCGGTGTTTCAGCGTTTTTCATCCGGCCTGGATATCGGCCGTTTTGATATGAAGCCGTTGATGGAGAGCTATCCGCGTTTTCATTTGATTATGGTTAAGATGGATACGGATAAGGTCGTCCAGCTGGAGCATTTTATTATTGAGAATGTGATGGGGGAACTTATCGAGCAATACGGCTCCGGATTCGTGACGACCCACGACCGGATAAGCCTGTTAGGGCTTGTCGCCGTTCAGCCGGGGCGAAAGCTTGATGAGCTGCTGGAGGAGCTCCGCAAAAACCTCGTCAAATATTTAAAGGTTCCGTTTCAAATTATGCATACGGAGCAAATTAGCGATATACAGCAGGTGCCGCGGGAAGTTCAGCGGATGCGCCAAGCCTCTACCACGCAAGTCTATGAGCATAATGCAAGCGGAGGCGGCGATCAGCTTATTGAGGTTGCGCTGCAATATATCCGGACGCATTATCAGGAAGAGTTGTCGCTGGAGAAGGTGGCTTCTGTCGTTTATTTGAACCCGGTCTATTTCAGCCAGCTGTTTAAGCAAAAGACCGGCTCAGGCTTCAAAGAGCATGTCATTCAAATCCGGCTGGAGCAGGCGAAACAGCTGCTGCTTAATCCCAAGCTGAAGCTCGCGGACGTTGCCGACCGGATCGGTTACCAGGATATCCGGCATTTCTCCCAGCTGTTCCGTAAAAAATACGGGGAGACGCCATCGGAATTCCGCAGTAAAAATCTAACGGCAGCGGGAACCTCATCCTGA
- a CDS encoding carbohydrate ABC transporter permease gives MKTDVQAAAVKPNIKTGRRVYGLGKALIYLVLSILFVTQVYPLLWLFLYSLKTNEEILSGKFFALPAKFQWHNFHDAVQSGNYFEYLKNSIFVTLVTMICVLLLSSLAAFAISRFRWKYGQAVMVIFLVGMMIPMQATLLPLMIMFKHIHILNTHLSIILPYIAFQTPVSVFILSGFMKTIPHEIEESAVIDGAGIFRIFRSIILPVSIPPMMTVCILTFINIWNEYIMAATFISKEQLKTLPFGVYSFVSQYSVNYGAIGAFLVLGALPVIIIYFLLADKITKGMVAGAVKG, from the coding sequence ATGAAAACAGACGTACAAGCGGCTGCAGTAAAGCCGAACATCAAGACAGGGCGGCGGGTATACGGGCTTGGCAAAGCATTGATTTATCTTGTGCTCAGCATCCTGTTTGTCACGCAAGTGTACCCTCTCCTCTGGTTGTTTCTATATTCGCTTAAGACCAATGAGGAAATTTTGTCGGGCAAATTTTTTGCACTACCGGCCAAGTTTCAGTGGCATAACTTTCATGATGCTGTTCAATCGGGCAATTACTTCGAATATTTAAAGAACAGTATATTTGTTACTTTGGTTACGATGATTTGCGTTCTGCTGCTTAGCTCGCTGGCAGCTTTTGCGATCAGCCGGTTCAGATGGAAATACGGCCAGGCGGTTATGGTTATTTTCCTGGTCGGCATGATGATTCCGATGCAGGCTACCTTGCTGCCGCTTATGATCATGTTCAAGCATATTCACATTTTGAACACGCATTTGTCGATCATCCTGCCGTATATCGCCTTCCAGACGCCGGTATCCGTCTTTATACTGAGCGGGTTTATGAAGACGATCCCGCATGAGATCGAAGAATCGGCGGTTATTGACGGAGCGGGAATTTTCCGGATTTTCCGCAGCATTATCCTGCCGGTGTCGATCCCTCCAATGATGACGGTTTGTATATTAACCTTCATTAATATATGGAACGAATACATTATGGCAGCGACGTTTATTTCCAAAGAACAACTTAAAACCTTGCCGTTTGGGGTATACAGCTTCGTAAGCCAATATTCGGTCAACTATGGAGCAATCGGCGCCTTCCTGGTTCTCGGAGCTCTGCCGGTTATTATTATCTACTTCTTGCTTGCAGACAAAATTACAAAAGGCATGGTTGCTGGAGCGGTGAAGGGCTAA
- a CDS encoding extracellular solute-binding protein, which yields MNRTKGILTGVLAGTLALSLAACGSNNNSNSSSTSSSNSGSSATPAASAEPTKSSSGEKITITFQNIYPDPTDPKNQMMKKIVGQYEADHPNIKIELDSLNTDQQKLKLKTQAASHEVPDITVVNPAAQMKPYVDAGLFAPLNDMVEQNGLKDTFLDGILDWYTFDNNLYALPDGSNIGLVYYNKELFEQAGVQVPTTFEDMINVVKTLKSKGIQPMAIGEKDTWTGSFLFMNVLLRTNGPGFLQSVLDGQKTFNDPAFTEAVDAFQQLVQAGAFEEGATSIDYNAGENLFKTGKAAMYYMGSWATGGIETSSVNGKVGVFKFPTVNGKGDPNEFMLAPGSAFAISANSKHLQETKDFLNYYMINYPKETFAVKGAVGLAQKVDGDFKAAGYSDMAMDVLAMFKDVKGGDLAFDNTMNPATAQGHLTSIQNLFVQKEDPAKVAKEHQDAYDANKGQ from the coding sequence ATGAATAGAACGAAGGGCATATTGACAGGCGTTCTTGCCGGCACACTGGCACTTAGCCTGGCAGCTTGTGGATCCAACAATAACAGCAACAGCAGCAGCACGAGCTCCAGCAACAGCGGCAGCTCGGCCACTCCAGCAGCTAGCGCAGAGCCGACAAAAAGCAGCAGCGGCGAAAAAATTACAATTACGTTCCAAAACATTTATCCAGACCCGACGGATCCTAAAAACCAAATGATGAAAAAGATCGTCGGCCAATACGAGGCTGACCATCCAAACATTAAAATCGAGCTTGACTCCTTGAATACGGACCAGCAAAAGCTGAAGCTGAAAACGCAAGCGGCTTCGCATGAAGTTCCGGACATTACGGTCGTGAACCCGGCCGCTCAAATGAAACCTTACGTTGATGCCGGCCTGTTTGCGCCGCTGAACGATATGGTTGAGCAAAACGGACTGAAAGATACATTCCTTGACGGCATCCTCGACTGGTATACATTCGACAACAACCTGTACGCGCTTCCTGACGGCAGCAACATCGGCCTTGTTTATTACAACAAAGAGTTGTTCGAACAAGCCGGCGTACAAGTGCCTACAACGTTCGAAGACATGATCAATGTCGTGAAAACGCTGAAATCGAAAGGCATTCAGCCAATGGCTATCGGCGAAAAAGATACGTGGACCGGTTCCTTCCTGTTCATGAACGTCTTGCTCCGCACGAACGGCCCAGGCTTCCTGCAATCCGTATTGGACGGCCAAAAAACATTTAACGATCCGGCTTTCACGGAAGCTGTCGATGCATTCCAACAACTGGTGCAAGCAGGCGCATTTGAAGAAGGCGCAACTTCCATCGACTACAATGCCGGCGAAAACCTGTTTAAAACAGGCAAAGCAGCGATGTACTACATGGGCAGCTGGGCAACCGGCGGTATCGAAACCTCTTCCGTTAACGGCAAAGTTGGCGTATTCAAGTTCCCGACTGTAAACGGCAAAGGCGACCCTAACGAATTTATGCTTGCTCCAGGCAGCGCATTTGCAATTTCCGCTAACAGCAAACATCTGCAAGAAACAAAAGATTTCCTGAACTATTACATGATTAACTATCCGAAAGAAACGTTTGCCGTTAAAGGCGCTGTAGGATTGGCGCAAAAAGTGGACGGCGACTTTAAAGCAGCCGGCTACTCCGACATGGCAATGGACGTTCTCGCGATGTTCAAAGACGTTAAAGGCGGCGACCTTGCATTCGACAACACGATGAACCCTGCAACGGCTCAAGGCCACTTGACCAGCATCCAGAACCTGTTTGTACAAAAAGAAGATCCTGCGAAAGTAGCTAAAGAGCATCAAGACGCTTACGACGCCAATAAAGGCCAATAA
- a CDS encoding cache domain-containing sensor histidine kinase, with protein sequence MRIDINNPLTKMGIKQQLIVLFLLMAGPILFLNMYGNLKAVQILKKHVTSAYVELSKQNLNLISRDIDSVDRIMTTVIQNPVTQQIVPSEEEGMSVYDLVKKYTVVDNLLSFYSTSSDSGESISYSLYIYDPDDNYFFAPKIPLTQRGVYFFSDANKPAWFDEAVSKRGKGYLRIIDQAGIKPGQKTLAYIRAVYDTKTGNSVIGVLVASNMNDQIQKSIQTVELPDGEIYFTDWDDTILTSNIGGIGNRLWLPDQLQRSAKHSGTDNVITDSYIFVANYNAAPQQKLVYKIPVRSLLQQQSELRKVLQLMTLTYGLFAFLLMMYFWRSLLTPLQKLANFVRSYVPGEVIPQAPGKSRNDEIGVLMLAIYDMADRLNLLVRDKYQLDIKQKESQLQLLYEQINPHLLYNTLESIYWKSSLEGNSESAEMIKDLSKLMRISLSKGRELITLQEELEHASAYVKLQQSRYEYGFQIRWHIPEEALAVTVPKITLQPLIENAIIHGVKHMGDEGEIAVSARIEGDLMFLEVSDNGYKGADLAKLAQLLDDAEADPSLGYGVRNIHKRFQLHYGPQYGLAYSRNEQGGTTATVTVPLVPRSAEVTEEE encoded by the coding sequence ATGCGCATAGACATCAATAATCCGTTAACCAAAATGGGCATCAAACAACAGCTTATCGTATTATTTTTACTGATGGCGGGACCTATTTTGTTTTTGAACATGTACGGCAATTTGAAAGCGGTACAAATTTTGAAAAAGCATGTTACAAGCGCTTATGTGGAATTAAGCAAACAGAACTTGAATTTGATCAGCCGCGATATTGATTCGGTTGACCGGATTATGACAACGGTTATTCAAAATCCGGTGACGCAGCAAATTGTTCCTTCCGAAGAGGAAGGGATGAGCGTATATGACCTGGTGAAAAAATATACGGTCGTAGATAACCTGCTGTCATTTTATTCAACGAGCAGCGACAGCGGTGAATCGATCAGCTACTCCTTATATATTTATGACCCGGACGATAACTACTTTTTTGCCCCGAAAATTCCGTTAACCCAGCGAGGGGTTTATTTTTTTTCGGACGCCAACAAGCCTGCATGGTTTGATGAAGCGGTCAGCAAACGCGGCAAAGGGTATTTGCGCATTATCGACCAGGCGGGCATTAAGCCGGGGCAAAAGACGCTGGCTTATATCCGTGCCGTATATGATACCAAAACAGGCAATTCGGTCATTGGCGTGCTGGTTGCCAGCAATATGAACGATCAAATTCAGAAGTCGATTCAGACGGTGGAGCTGCCGGATGGTGAAATTTATTTTACAGACTGGGACGATACCATATTAACTTCGAATATCGGCGGCATCGGAAACCGACTTTGGCTTCCGGACCAGCTGCAGCGGAGCGCCAAACATTCCGGTACGGATAATGTGATTACGGACTCGTATATTTTTGTCGCCAATTATAATGCAGCTCCCCAGCAGAAGCTCGTGTACAAAATCCCGGTCCGCTCGCTGCTGCAGCAGCAAAGCGAGCTGCGCAAGGTGCTTCAGCTGATGACGCTGACGTACGGCTTATTTGCTTTTCTGCTCATGATGTATTTCTGGCGCTCCTTGCTTACGCCGCTGCAGAAGCTGGCCAATTTCGTCCGTTCTTACGTACCGGGCGAAGTTATACCGCAAGCGCCGGGCAAAAGCCGCAATGACGAAATCGGCGTGCTGATGCTGGCCATCTACGATATGGCCGACCGGCTGAACTTGCTTGTCCGCGACAAATATCAGCTTGATATTAAGCAGAAGGAATCGCAGCTCCAGCTGCTTTATGAACAGATTAATCCGCATTTGTTATATAACACGCTGGAAAGCATCTATTGGAAAAGCTCGCTGGAAGGCAATTCCGAGTCGGCGGAAATGATTAAGGATCTATCGAAGCTGATGCGGATCAGCTTAAGCAAAGGGCGGGAGCTGATTACGCTTCAGGAGGAGCTGGAGCATGCCTCCGCTTATGTGAAGCTGCAGCAAAGCCGGTATGAATACGGCTTCCAGATCCGCTGGCACATTCCGGAGGAGGCGCTTGCCGTTACAGTGCCCAAAATTACGCTTCAGCCGCTGATCGAAAATGCCATTATCCATGGCGTCAAGCATATGGGCGACGAAGGGGAAATTGCAGTCAGCGCCAGAATCGAAGGGGACCTTATGTTCCTGGAAGTTTCCGATAACGGTTATAAAGGCGCCGATCTGGCCAAGCTGGCCCAGCTGCTGGACGATGCGGAAGCTGATCCGTCGCTCGGCTACGGCGTCCGGAATATTCATAAACGGTTCCAGCTTCATTACGGCCCGCAATACGGGCTGGCGTACAGCCGGAACGAGCAAGGCGGGACAACGGCAACCGTTACGGTGCCGCTTGTGCCCAGATCGGCGGAAGTGACAGAGGAGGAATAA
- a CDS encoding carbohydrate ABC transporter permease, which yields MNVLRVSKLTIALFVLPCLLLYVCLVFVPILISIYSGLLDWNGIGQSKFIGLDNFRTLLFHDPVFWPAVRHTLMFAVFSMVEIPVALFVAILLSRFIKRPNFLVSSYFLPVILSVVIVGQLWKTIYAPASMGGMLNQLLDLVGLDSWQRTWLEKPSIAMYSLYFVALWQYLGYHTLIQFTGIQNIPADIYEAAKIDGADGLKADWHITFPMNVPIFKISIVLAFIGSLQSFDMIMVMTGGGPAHATDVISTHMYNSSFLSLKYGYGSAIAAFLVVLCLVATIIINYLFNRLERRYS from the coding sequence ATGAACGTACTTAGAGTATCCAAATTGACGATAGCGCTGTTCGTGCTGCCGTGTTTGCTGCTTTACGTCTGCCTTGTTTTTGTACCGATTCTAATATCCATTTACAGCGGCTTGCTGGATTGGAACGGTATCGGACAATCAAAATTTATAGGCTTGGACAATTTCAGAACTTTATTGTTTCATGATCCGGTGTTTTGGCCGGCAGTTCGCCATACGTTAATGTTTGCAGTCTTCTCCATGGTTGAAATTCCGGTTGCATTGTTTGTAGCGATATTGCTCAGCCGGTTTATTAAACGGCCTAATTTTCTTGTTTCAAGCTATTTTCTTCCCGTTATTTTATCGGTTGTTATTGTCGGCCAATTGTGGAAGACGATCTATGCCCCGGCTTCGATGGGCGGCATGCTGAACCAGCTGCTGGATTTAGTCGGCTTGGACAGCTGGCAGCGTACATGGCTGGAAAAACCGAGCATAGCAATGTACAGCTTATATTTTGTAGCGCTTTGGCAATATCTTGGTTACCATACACTGATTCAATTTACAGGCATTCAGAACATCCCCGCAGATATTTATGAAGCGGCCAAAATAGATGGTGCAGATGGTCTTAAAGCGGACTGGCATATTACATTTCCAATGAACGTGCCAATCTTTAAAATTTCGATTGTGCTTGCGTTTATCGGCTCGCTTCAATCGTTTGACATGATTATGGTTATGACCGGCGGCGGCCCGGCTCATGCTACGGACGTTATTTCCACCCATATGTACAACAGCTCGTTCTTGAGCCTGAAATACGGCTACGGCAGTGCGATTGCTGCATTTCTGGTTGTGTTGTGTCTCGTCGCTACGATTATTATCAATTACCTGTTCAACCGTCTTGAGCGGAGATATTCATAA
- a CDS encoding LTA synthase family protein — MQLWNKNGRLPVFGLTAVLLLVKMAMMRHWLYDNAVAAHLAADAGSIVALLSLFGLIATKRWRSVVYWAVNVILSVLLFAVTVYYAYYGSVPTYLALNAVDQVGQVKASVDALIRPQYYLYFVDVIILLAGFIYRKVRKRGEAAKAESHVPNHAKWLTMGLIAGIAVCFLYIRDNMDVANELVQSEQLGVLNYELTAAINEKREAMAVGGKTITQTKQDIRQLQQTYPYVMGKPGATGNEPESNGFGSAKGMNVIVIQLEAFQNFTIHLSVDGQTITPVLNKLIDESYYFPHVYQQIGPGNTSDAEFMSGTSIYPTGAIAMSTGYGDRKLPSFQRLLSSKGYVTNTFHVNDVTFWDRIKLYPALGYDKYYDKPYFNNDHFNDFGASDVELYRVGVEQLKKVQDSGKPFYAQFVTASSHFPFKVPKDQQRLVLPDEFTNTELGDYLQAINYTDYAIGKLIDSLKANGMWDNTMLVLYGDHFGVQKDIVSDQLVSSQLGIPYDSRVSRFNIPLIMHVPGGQGKQIETTGGQLDIMPTEASLLGISLEDENYTAFGHNLLGIDHNVFGMRYYLPTGSFFNDDIVFIPGKGFDDGTAISLDTLKPVDDITPYRSDYDYIMKLESLSDQYVKELPKRKDAGAEPAAEPVKQ; from the coding sequence ATGCAATTATGGAATAAAAATGGGAGGCTGCCGGTATTTGGGCTGACGGCTGTGCTGCTGCTGGTCAAAATGGCCATGATGCGCCACTGGCTCTACGATAATGCGGTTGCGGCACATTTGGCGGCAGATGCCGGCTCAATTGTTGCGCTGCTCTCTTTGTTTGGGCTAATCGCAACCAAACGCTGGCGGAGTGTCGTCTATTGGGCGGTCAATGTCATCTTATCGGTGCTTTTGTTTGCCGTCACGGTTTATTATGCGTACTACGGCTCCGTGCCCACCTATTTGGCGCTCAACGCAGTTGATCAGGTTGGACAAGTTAAGGCTAGTGTGGACGCGTTAATCCGGCCGCAATATTATTTGTATTTTGTGGATGTCATTATTCTTTTAGCGGGTTTTATTTATAGGAAGGTGCGCAAACGGGGCGAAGCTGCGAAGGCGGAATCTCATGTTCCAAATCATGCAAAATGGCTCACTATGGGCCTTATTGCAGGCATTGCAGTATGTTTCCTGTACATTCGCGACAACATGGATGTAGCTAACGAGCTGGTGCAGTCGGAGCAGCTTGGCGTACTCAATTATGAGCTGACGGCAGCGATTAATGAAAAACGCGAAGCAATGGCGGTTGGCGGCAAAACGATAACGCAAACGAAACAGGATATCCGCCAGCTGCAGCAAACGTATCCTTATGTAATGGGCAAGCCGGGCGCTACGGGGAACGAACCGGAGTCTAACGGTTTTGGCTCGGCTAAAGGGATGAACGTCATTGTCATTCAGCTGGAGGCGTTCCAGAACTTTACGATTCATCTAAGCGTTGACGGGCAGACGATTACGCCGGTGCTGAATAAGCTTATTGATGAAAGCTACTACTTCCCGCATGTGTATCAGCAGATTGGCCCCGGGAATACGTCCGATGCCGAGTTTATGTCGGGCACATCCATTTATCCGACAGGCGCGATAGCGATGTCTACCGGTTACGGGGACCGGAAGCTGCCGAGTTTTCAAAGGCTGCTGTCCAGCAAAGGGTATGTGACGAATACGTTCCACGTTAACGATGTTACGTTCTGGGACCGGATCAAGCTGTATCCGGCTCTTGGATATGATAAATATTACGATAAGCCGTATTTCAACAATGATCATTTTAACGATTTTGGCGCATCGGATGTTGAGCTGTACCGGGTTGGCGTAGAGCAGCTGAAGAAAGTCCAAGATTCGGGTAAGCCGTTTTATGCGCAATTTGTTACGGCATCAAGCCATTTCCCGTTCAAAGTGCCGAAAGATCAGCAGCGGCTCGTTTTGCCGGATGAGTTCACCAATACGGAGCTGGGCGATTATTTGCAGGCAATCAATTATACGGATTATGCGATTGGCAAGCTGATTGATTCTTTGAAAGCGAACGGAATGTGGGACAATACGATGCTGGTGCTTTACGGAGATCATTTTGGCGTCCAAAAAGATATTGTCAGCGACCAGCTGGTCAGCTCGCAGCTTGGCATCCCGTACGATTCCAGAGTAAGCCGCTTCAATATTCCGCTTATTATGCATGTTCCGGGCGGACAAGGGAAGCAAATCGAAACAACAGGCGGACAACTCGACATTATGCCGACGGAAGCCTCTTTGCTTGGCATCTCGCTGGAGGATGAGAACTATACCGCCTTTGGGCACAACTTGCTGGGCATTGACCATAACGTGTTTGGCATGCGTTATTATTTGCCGACAGGTTCTTTCTTTAACGATGATATCGTGTTTATACCGGGCAAAGGTTTTGATGACGGAACGGCGATTTCGCTGGATACGCTGAAGCCGGTGGACGATATTACGCCTTACCGTTCGGATTATGACTATATTATGAAGCTTGAGAGCTTATCCGACCAGTATGTCAAGGAGCTTCCGAAACGAAAAGATGCGGGAGCGGAACCGGCCGCAGAGCCGGTTAAGCAGTAG